A genomic segment from Desulfurobacterium pacificum encodes:
- the gspE gene encoding type II secretion system ATPase GspE, whose product MLSEKEFIKLLKENGLVPESASETFSKIIGTLKWNSPFLKNLFRKVNVEFYEKLPTLPDNKLVDKLTPNFIRKERIIPVSDNEEEVIIATDNPFNYTGLKKAEWLLEKPVRVVVVPFDEVNEFLASLSSVEESEEIEETLEDDLLTSTDEAPIVQLVNDLLMSAVRIKASDIHFEPFKNKMRIRFRIDGVLKTVREIPASKIPSLTSRLKIMAKLDIAEKRLPQDGRIMIKIGGKEVDIRVSTLPTYFGERVVLRLLSKESILYSTKELGLLEDDYQTFRKLIGSPHGIILVTGPTGSGKTTTLYASLSEINKEEINIITVEDPVEYQLEGISQVQVKPEIGLTFANALRSILRQDPDVIMIGEIRDVETAEIAIQSALTGHLVFSTLHTNDAASSVTRLIDMKIEPFLVASSVIGVIAQRLVRKICPYCKEPYTPTKEELKELGIESFNGNFFKGKGCENCMGTGYLGRTAIYEILVVDKNVRKAILDEKDSDIIKELAVKNGMKTLRMDGAEKVKMGITTTEEVLRVTRG is encoded by the coding sequence ATGTTAAGTGAAAAAGAATTTATCAAACTATTAAAAGAAAACGGATTAGTTCCAGAATCAGCATCAGAAACGTTTTCTAAAATCATAGGAACTTTGAAATGGAACTCGCCTTTTTTGAAAAATTTATTCAGGAAAGTTAACGTTGAGTTTTACGAAAAGTTACCCACCCTTCCCGATAACAAATTAGTTGATAAACTAACTCCAAATTTTATAAGGAAAGAACGCATAATCCCCGTATCCGATAACGAAGAAGAAGTTATTATTGCTACAGATAATCCATTTAACTACACAGGTCTTAAAAAAGCTGAATGGCTTTTAGAAAAACCTGTTAGAGTCGTAGTTGTTCCTTTTGATGAAGTTAATGAATTTTTAGCGTCACTTTCCTCAGTTGAAGAAAGTGAGGAAATTGAAGAAACTTTAGAAGATGACTTATTAACCTCTACCGATGAAGCCCCAATTGTCCAATTAGTAAATGACTTGTTAATGAGCGCAGTCAGAATTAAAGCAAGTGATATCCATTTTGAACCTTTCAAAAATAAAATGAGAATACGCTTTAGAATTGACGGCGTACTTAAAACTGTAAGAGAGATACCAGCTTCAAAAATCCCCTCCCTCACCTCCCGCCTCAAAATAATGGCAAAATTAGACATAGCCGAAAAACGCCTGCCACAAGACGGCAGGATAATGATAAAAATAGGTGGTAAAGAAGTAGACATAAGAGTTTCTACCCTTCCAACCTACTTCGGCGAAAGAGTAGTATTAAGACTTCTAAGTAAAGAATCAATACTATACTCAACAAAAGAATTAGGACTTTTAGAAGATGACTATCAAACATTTAGAAAACTAATCGGTTCACCCCACGGAATCATCTTAGTAACAGGACCCACAGGCTCAGGTAAGACAACAACCCTTTACGCTTCTCTGTCAGAAATTAACAAAGAAGAGATAAACATAATAACAGTAGAAGACCCTGTTGAATACCAACTTGAAGGTATCTCACAGGTTCAGGTAAAGCCTGAAATTGGCTTAACCTTTGCAAACGCCCTTCGCAGTATTTTAAGGCAAGACCCTGACGTGATAATGATAGGTGAAATAAGAGATGTAGAAACGGCAGAAATAGCAATTCAGTCCGCATTAACAGGTCACTTAGTTTTCTCAACTCTTCACACGAACGACGCTGCAAGTTCCGTTACAAGACTCATAGATATGAAGATAGAACCATTTTTAGTTGCATCTTCCGTTATAGGCGTCATAGCTCAAAGACTTGTAAGAAAGATATGTCCCTACTGTAAAGAACCCTACACTCCTACGAAGGAAGAATTAAAGGAATTGGGAATAGAAAGTTTTAATGGTAATTTCTTCAAAGGAAAAGGTTGCGAAAACTGCATGGGAACAGGTTATTTAGGAAGAACAGCCATCTATGAAATTCTCGTTGTGGATAAAAACGTCCGAAAAGCCATATTAGATGAAAAAGACTCAGATATAATCAAAGAGTTAGCAGTAAAAAACGGAATGAAAACGTTAAGAATGGACGGAGCAGAAAAGGTAAAAATGGGGATTACGACAACAGAAGAAGTACTAAGAGTTACGAGAGGATAG
- a CDS encoding type II secretion system F family protein, with product MAVFSYKGYTVEGKETKGVIEAPNKSVAIRELKRQNIFPYEVQEKSTSASKKELKLFFLRKTPISNEELALFFRTLGIMLNAGIPILDAINSLSKEAESEKLKAFYLEIASGLKEGLTLTESIKKAGIRDPVLINLIHSGEKSGYLSSNLLIAAEILEKREKLKNKVVQALAYPTILITIAFSVVVFMLVTVVPKIVNIYKSTGAELPTVTKFTIAMSNLFINHYVILLLSTLLLTLLLYYFAKKKPLTIDKWKLKLGVLGKIILFSELQRFFSTMAILLKSGAPLIESVNISIQALKNTYVKNKLQKIPVLLNSGHSLSPSLSQTSVLPGFILQLLKAGEESGELPQMLERIDLILTEEIERKTQYLTSLLEPVTMLLAGFIVGFIIYSLLLPIVSISVIKGIR from the coding sequence ATGGCAGTATTCTCTTACAAAGGCTATACTGTAGAAGGAAAAGAAACAAAAGGCGTAATAGAAGCTCCAAACAAATCTGTTGCCATAAGAGAACTCAAAAGGCAAAATATTTTCCCGTACGAAGTTCAAGAGAAAAGTACAAGCGCTTCTAAGAAAGAACTAAAACTCTTCTTCCTGCGAAAAACTCCAATATCTAACGAGGAGTTAGCTCTTTTTTTTAGAACTTTAGGAATTATGCTAAACGCAGGAATACCTATATTAGACGCAATAAACTCACTCTCTAAAGAAGCAGAATCTGAAAAGTTAAAGGCATTTTATTTAGAAATAGCTTCCGGACTAAAAGAAGGTTTAACGTTAACAGAATCAATAAAGAAAGCTGGTATTAGAGACCCTGTCTTAATAAATCTCATTCACTCCGGAGAAAAAAGCGGATACCTATCTTCAAACCTACTCATAGCCGCTGAAATTTTAGAAAAGAGAGAGAAACTCAAAAACAAAGTGGTACAAGCATTAGCTTATCCAACAATACTCATAACGATAGCTTTTAGCGTTGTAGTTTTCATGTTAGTTACAGTCGTCCCTAAAATCGTAAACATCTATAAATCAACGGGCGCTGAACTTCCAACAGTTACAAAGTTCACAATAGCGATGAGTAATTTATTCATTAATCATTACGTTATTTTATTACTCTCAACTCTTTTACTAACACTGCTCCTCTATTACTTTGCAAAGAAAAAACCGCTAACAATAGACAAATGGAAGTTAAAGTTAGGCGTGTTAGGAAAAATTATTCTATTTTCTGAACTGCAAAGATTCTTCTCCACAATGGCAATTCTCCTAAAATCGGGAGCTCCGTTAATAGAATCTGTAAACATCTCCATCCAGGCGCTAAAAAATACCTACGTAAAGAATAAACTGCAAAAAATCCCCGTCCTCCTCAACTCCGGACACTCTCTAAGCCCTTCCCTATCCCAAACTTCTGTACTTCCAGGATTCATACTCCAACTCCTAAAAGCTGGAGAGGAATCTGGAGAGCTACCACAAATGCTTGAAAGAATTGACCTTATCCTAACAGAAGAGATAGAGAGAAAAACTCAATACTTGACATCTCTATTAGAGCCTGTTACTATGTTATTAGCGGGGTTTATAGTGGGGTTTATCATCTACTCCCTACTTTTACCAATTGTTAGTATAAGTGTCATTAAGGGGATAAGATGA
- the pilM gene encoding type IV pilus assembly protein PilM, with protein MKKLIKFLKGGGNYLPGIDIGSYSVKLVHLESYKRQFKLIAHAEIKYEDQVIAGTEIVDRYMLANYIKELLNSAGVKEKEVAIHIPLSSCFYTVISVPQEKDPEQAVSEYMQSIISPEEISEVKIDYKILPLSIEEGTIDIAIAAVKKTFINDRVSLLEQAGLKAAVVDIEPAALNNQFYMNNPEHTATPVCLVDIGASFTKIIVSFGGYPYITRNIETGGTSITEQLQKEFLISVEEAEALKRGENLKEVSYETAFEKVITKFIKKLITEIMWTIENFKDRFNLEVEDIFLYGGSSKLKGIIDEIKTYSGKNVYPGEPLKFSQIPGCQEFGIATGLSLRYKGDENAKV; from the coding sequence ATGAAAAAACTAATCAAGTTCTTGAAGGGGGGAGGAAACTACCTCCCAGGCATAGACATAGGTAGTTACAGCGTAAAATTAGTTCACCTTGAAAGCTATAAAAGGCAATTTAAACTCATTGCTCACGCAGAAATTAAGTACGAAGACCAGGTCATAGCTGGTACCGAAATTGTTGATAGATACATGCTTGCCAATTACATTAAAGAACTCCTTAATTCAGCAGGAGTAAAAGAAAAAGAGGTAGCTATACACATCCCCCTATCTTCCTGTTTTTATACAGTCATAAGCGTCCCGCAAGAAAAAGACCCGGAACAAGCCGTTAGCGAATATATGCAAAGTATAATAAGCCCTGAAGAAATTTCCGAAGTGAAGATAGATTACAAAATACTCCCTCTTTCAATAGAAGAGGGGACTATTGATATAGCAATTGCCGCAGTAAAGAAAACCTTCATCAACGATAGAGTTTCTCTCTTAGAACAAGCCGGATTAAAAGCCGCTGTCGTTGACATAGAACCTGCAGCCTTAAACAATCAGTTCTACATGAACAATCCTGAACATACCGCCACTCCCGTGTGTCTGGTAGACATAGGTGCATCGTTTACCAAAATAATAGTTTCTTTTGGAGGGTATCCTTACATTACCAGAAACATAGAAACAGGCGGTACTTCCATAACTGAACAACTGCAAAAGGAATTTCTGATAAGCGTTGAAGAAGCAGAAGCTCTAAAAAGAGGGGAAAACCTTAAAGAAGTATCCTACGAAACCGCTTTTGAAAAAGTAATAACAAAATTTATCAAAAAACTCATTACAGAAATCATGTGGACAATAGAAAACTTCAAAGATAGATTCAATTTAGAGGTAGAAGATATATTCCTTTACGGTGGTTCATCTAAGCTTAAGGGAATTATAGACGAGATAAAAACCTACTCAGGAAAGAACGTTTATCCTGGAGAACCTTTAAAATTCTCCCAAATTCCAGGATGCCAGGAATTTGGAATAGCAACAGGACTATCTCTAAGATATAAGGGTGACGAAAATGCTAAGGTTTAA
- a CDS encoding PilN domain-containing protein — MLRFNFAEVKESQLAKYLNPDILFALIVIIGILSVTYLQKTVIQQEISKIQSDISRLQAEKRRLSAVAKEEKILKKKKEELNRKLSVISQLDKSRNVPSFLYFFANPSNTKGIWLDAVFERNKNALFISGYAYNLNRLSDFLKKVSQNLGDITFKDAYRKTYENKELKLKINYYTFQVNVERK, encoded by the coding sequence ATGCTAAGGTTTAATTTTGCAGAAGTTAAAGAATCACAACTCGCAAAGTATTTAAATCCCGACATACTATTTGCTCTAATAGTAATAATAGGAATCTTATCTGTTACTTACCTTCAAAAAACGGTAATCCAGCAAGAGATAAGCAAGATTCAAAGTGACATATCTCGTCTGCAAGCAGAAAAAAGAAGGTTATCTGCCGTAGCTAAAGAAGAAAAAATCCTCAAAAAGAAAAAAGAAGAACTCAACAGGAAGTTATCTGTAATATCTCAATTAGACAAATCCAGAAATGTTCCATCTTTCCTATACTTCTTCGCAAACCCTTCAAATACTAAAGGTATCTGGCTTGACGCTGTTTTTGAAAGAAATAAAAACGCTCTATTCATATCCGGATACGCTTACAACCTCAACAGGCTTTCAGACTTTCTTAAAAAAGTATCTCAAAATTTAGGAGATATCACTTTCAAGGATGCTTACAGAAAAACGTACGAGAATAAAGAGTTAAAACTAAAAATCAATTACTATACCTTCCAAGTAAACGTGGAGAGAAAATAA
- the pilO gene encoding type 4a pilus biogenesis protein PilO, with protein MEALRSIYERIKEIPRWQRWIAIIIIGGILYLLLYSTQITPLKENLQRLEKNRNTLLLSVNRLKAVEKRRNVLKQEIAKLENEIRSLESKLPTGTEKVDEIIKSISSADSQMKIMSIKRSNPTQKKYYVETPYQITMIGTYPHFLRWCEKLSKANRILAFGNISIKAIQRTGEVGTDKNSSTKDTIQVDMKIKAFNLKR; from the coding sequence ATGGAAGCTCTAAGAAGTATATATGAAAGAATAAAAGAAATCCCACGATGGCAGAGGTGGATAGCGATAATTATCATCGGCGGGATTTTGTACTTACTCTTATATTCTACACAAATAACACCTCTAAAAGAAAACCTCCAAAGGTTAGAAAAAAATAGAAATACACTCTTACTTTCCGTTAATAGACTCAAAGCAGTAGAAAAAAGGAGAAACGTTTTAAAGCAAGAAATAGCAAAGTTAGAGAATGAAATCAGAAGCTTAGAATCAAAGTTACCGACTGGTACAGAAAAAGTTGATGAAATTATTAAATCAATAAGCTCAGCTGATTCTCAAATGAAAATAATGAGTATCAAACGCTCTAACCCCACCCAAAAGAAATACTACGTTGAAACGCCTTATCAAATAACGATGATAGGAACGTATCCGCACTTTTTAAGATGGTGTGAAAAGTTATCAAAAGCCAACAGGATATTAGCTTTCGGCAATATATCAATAAAAGCTATTCAAAGAACTGGAGAAGTTGGTACAGACAAAAACAGTTCAACAAAGGACACCATTCAAGTAGATATGAAAATAAAAGCCTTTAACTTAAAGAGGTAG
- the pilQ gene encoding type IV pilus secretin PilQ, whose translation MRKIISITTAILISGTAYAGNVESINAIYDGKQFEIDISASQTCKVIPEATRGKEIKVKLEDCTVSKLYNIGKRGNFVESAIIKPYNKGSLIDLSLLKKGELKVVQNGKQIKLIVKPADYVVPKFNTVRLKSGEKLIISLPKQPQKIEYSKSRNFVSVTVYGLKLKEGLYKVPSQSIESIQIQNSKNTSQIKVKVNAKAVEVNVGNNTISIVAFSIPEKKTYDKLAAKEDKTLKLTLKFTNADVRSVIKAIASAAGFNVVFDPEVKGTVNIDFSKPVPWKEALKAVLEPLNLTYIQAEDYIRILPKKKIIVQRKLEPVNSYIIKLQYVDAEKIAKKLNELFKFSNKEKIVTIPATNSLILNVTETHYKEIASVVKDIDRPEKQVMIKAKIIQIQSNAEKQLGFSWYISGFSHLGTPPATGLAGSYGFNTSGYNALISPDALSSSTPFANVPVGDSTLALGILNPSQTLRVELALKALEIDGGVQILSSPKVMTLNNQEASIEQGIEIPYTESTSTSAGTTTTVSFKKASLILKVKPHITGDNNIIMNIEVRKDSPNYEYTAITGNNEPAIDTRNVKSVVRIKNGDTVVIGGIYEKEKMKSSSRVPVLSRIPLLGWLFRSTDVQVKNTKLLIFITPEIIK comes from the coding sequence ATGAGGAAAATAATATCTATAACTACAGCCATATTAATAAGCGGAACAGCTTACGCAGGAAACGTTGAAAGCATAAATGCTATTTACGATGGTAAACAGTTTGAAATAGATATTTCTGCTTCTCAAACCTGCAAAGTTATCCCTGAAGCCACAAGAGGAAAAGAGATAAAAGTAAAATTGGAGGATTGCACAGTTTCCAAACTCTACAACATAGGCAAAAGGGGTAATTTTGTAGAATCAGCTATCATAAAACCTTACAACAAAGGTTCTTTAATAGATTTAAGTCTGCTTAAAAAAGGTGAATTAAAAGTCGTTCAAAACGGCAAACAGATAAAGTTAATTGTCAAACCAGCTGATTACGTAGTGCCAAAGTTCAACACTGTTAGACTTAAATCTGGCGAAAAACTCATAATCTCTCTGCCTAAACAACCTCAGAAAATAGAGTACTCAAAATCTAGGAATTTTGTCAGCGTAACCGTATATGGTTTAAAACTCAAAGAAGGTCTTTATAAAGTTCCTTCTCAGTCAATAGAAAGTATTCAAATACAAAATAGCAAAAATACCTCACAAATAAAAGTTAAAGTTAATGCAAAAGCAGTTGAAGTCAACGTAGGAAATAACACCATCTCTATAGTCGCATTTTCTATACCCGAGAAAAAAACGTATGATAAACTAGCAGCAAAAGAAGATAAAACTCTTAAGCTTACTTTAAAATTCACAAATGCCGATGTAAGGTCCGTAATAAAAGCTATAGCAAGCGCTGCCGGGTTTAACGTAGTGTTTGACCCGGAAGTTAAAGGTACGGTAAACATAGACTTTTCCAAACCTGTTCCTTGGAAAGAAGCTTTAAAAGCTGTTCTGGAACCGCTAAACCTTACATACATACAAGCCGAAGATTACATTAGAATCCTACCAAAGAAAAAAATAATCGTTCAAAGGAAGTTGGAGCCTGTAAACAGTTATATCATTAAGTTGCAGTACGTTGATGCAGAGAAAATCGCCAAGAAACTAAACGAACTGTTCAAATTCAGCAACAAAGAAAAGATAGTAACCATTCCAGCAACAAATTCTTTAATCCTAAACGTTACGGAAACACACTATAAAGAAATAGCAAGCGTAGTAAAAGATATAGATAGACCTGAAAAGCAAGTAATGATTAAAGCTAAAATTATTCAAATTCAATCCAACGCCGAAAAACAGTTAGGTTTTAGTTGGTACATAAGTGGATTTAGCCACTTAGGAACACCACCTGCTACAGGATTAGCAGGAAGTTATGGATTTAACACCTCAGGATATAATGCACTGATATCTCCCGATGCTCTGTCATCTTCCACTCCTTTTGCTAACGTTCCTGTAGGAGATAGCACATTAGCATTGGGTATTCTTAATCCATCTCAAACTTTAAGAGTAGAGTTAGCTCTAAAAGCTCTTGAAATTGATGGTGGCGTTCAAATACTTTCAAGTCCAAAAGTAATGACTCTGAACAACCAAGAAGCATCAATTGAACAGGGTATAGAGATTCCTTATACTGAATCTACATCTACATCAGCTGGAACAACAACAACTGTATCGTTTAAAAAAGCATCCTTGATATTGAAAGTCAAACCCCATATTACTGGTGATAACAACATAATTATGAATATTGAAGTTAGAAAGGACTCTCCAAACTACGAATACACAGCTATCACAGGAAACAACGAACCAGCCATTGATACAAGGAACGTCAAATCTGTAGTTAGAATTAAAAACGGAGATACAGTAGTGATAGGTGGTATTTATGAAAAAGAAAAAATGAAAAGTTCATCAAGAGTTCCCGTTCTTAGCAGAATTCCACTACTTGGTTGGTTATTCAGAAGTACAGATGTACAAGTTAAAAATACTAAGTTGTTGATATTTATTACGCCAGAAATTATCAAGTAG
- the truB gene encoding tRNA pseudouridine(55) synthase TruB: protein MGFLVVDKPKGVTSHDVVKEVRKLVKDKVGHCGTLDPLATGVLILSAGKATRLSEYLLKQDKCYLVKGVFGYDSDTYDTDGSVRKEECKTIFKEELEATLSKFKGKIKQVPPPFSAVRIKGKRAYELARKGEKVELPEREVEIYKIELIDYNFPEFVLNVCCSSGTYIRSLVYDIGKSLGCSAIVSELRRTKIGKITLNETVKLSQLNKENISKYLLSPEKILPFPTLSLTEEPSFKRFKNGAPLKVKEKDGLYSVMFNEKFIGVGRVKNNVLKAEKVIL from the coding sequence TTGGGATTTTTAGTAGTTGATAAACCTAAAGGGGTAACGTCCCACGACGTTGTAAAGGAAGTAAGAAAGTTAGTCAAAGATAAAGTAGGGCATTGCGGAACGCTTGACCCGTTGGCTACGGGGGTTTTAATACTTTCCGCAGGAAAGGCAACAAGACTTTCTGAATATCTGTTAAAACAGGATAAATGTTACCTTGTAAAAGGTGTTTTCGGTTACGACAGTGACACCTACGATACAGATGGAAGCGTAAGAAAAGAAGAGTGCAAAACCATATTTAAAGAAGAACTTGAAGCTACTTTATCAAAATTTAAAGGTAAGATTAAGCAAGTTCCACCTCCTTTTTCAGCAGTTAGAATAAAAGGGAAGAGAGCTTACGAACTTGCAAGAAAAGGCGAAAAAGTAGAACTGCCAGAAAGAGAAGTAGAAATTTACAAAATAGAACTCATTGATTACAATTTCCCTGAATTTGTTCTAAACGTTTGCTGCTCTTCTGGTACTTATATTCGTTCGCTTGTCTATGATATTGGAAAGAGTTTAGGGTGTAGTGCTATCGTTTCTGAATTAAGGAGAACTAAGATAGGAAAAATCACGCTAAATGAAACTGTTAAATTAAGCCAGCTTAACAAAGAAAACATTAGTAAATACTTACTAAGTCCCGAAAAAATCCTCCCCTTCCCCACCCTCTCTCTAACCGAAGAACCTTCTTTCAAACGCTTCAAAAACGGCGCTCCTTTAAAGGTAAAAGAAAAAGACGGATTATACTCCGTTATGTTTAACGAAAAGTTTATCGGCGTTGGCAGAGTAAAAAATAACGTTCTCAAAGCAGAAAAGGTTATACTTTAA